From the genome of Paracidovorax avenae:
CAGGGGGGTGTTTCAAGATTCCTCCATCCAGCTATGCCCTTCGCGCGCCACCATGGCGCTCGCGGCGCTGGGCCCCCAGCTGCCGGCGGCGTAGGGCCGTGGGCCGTCTTCCGAGTCGCGCCAGGACTGCATGATGGGCTCGACCCAGCGCCATGCTGCTTCCTGCTCGTCGGCGCGCACGAAGAGGTTCAGCCTTCCCGCGATCACGTCGAGCAGCAGGCGTTCGTAGGCGCCCACCCGCTCGGTGCCGAAGCGCTGTTCGAAGTCCAGGTCCAGGTGGACCGGTGCCAGGGCCTGCACTTCGGAGATGCGCATGCCGCGCTTTTCCTGGCCGGCGGCGAAGAGGTGCAGCGCCACGCCGTCGCGCGGCTGCAGGTGGATCACGAGGCGGTTGGCGCTGCCCAGCGGCGTGCGGTAGATAGCGTGCGGCGTGGGCCGGAAGTTGATGGCGATGTGTGCCTCGTGCGAGGCCAGCCGCTTGCCGGTGCGGACGTAGAACGGCACGCCCGCCCAGCGCCAGTTGGCGATCTCGGTGCGCAGCGCCACGAAGGTTTCCGTGCGGCTGTCCGCGGGCACGCCGTCTTCCTCGGCATAGCCGCGCACGCGCTCGCCGCCCAGCGAGCCGGCGGTGTACTGGCCGCGCACCACGTCCCGCGACAGCGTGGCCGGGGTCCAGGGCACCAGCGAGCGCAGCACCTTGAGTTTCTCGTCGCGGATGGCGTCGGCATGGGCGTTGATGGGCGGCTCCATGCCGATGGCGCAGAGCAGTTGCAGCGCGTGGTTCTGCACCATGTCGCGCAGCGCGCCCGTGCCGTCGTAGAAGGCGCCGCGCTTTTCCACGCCGAGCTTCTCGGCCATGGTGATCTCGATGCTGGCCACGGTCTCGCGGCGCCAGAGCGGCTCGAACAGGGCGTTGCCGAAGCGCAGCGCCAGCAGGTTCTGCACCGACGGCTTGCCCAGGTAGTGGTCGATGCGGAAGATCTGCTCTTCGTCGAACACGCGGCGCACGGCGGCGTTGATGGCGCGGTTGGAGGCCAGGTCGTGGCCCAGGGGCTTTTCCAGCACCACCCGCGTGTGCGGCGTGGCGAGGCCCGCGGCGCCGAGCTGCTCGCAGGCCGTGGTGAACAGGCCCGGGGCGGTCGCGAGGTACATCACCACGGTGTCGGCCTGCCGCTCGGCGAGGCGCGCCCCGAGCGCCGCGTAGTCGGCGGGCCTGGACAGGTCCATGCGCTGGTAGTGGAGCAGGGCGGCGAAGCGCTCGAACTCCTCGGCGTTGGGGCGCTTGTCGCCCTCCACTGCCGCGAAGCGGCTGGCGATGAGTTCGCGGTAGGCCGCATCGCTCAGGTCGTCCCGCGCCACGCCGATGATGCGGCCTTCCTCCGGCAGCGATCCGTGCCGGAACGCCTGGAAGAGGGCCGGCAGCAGCTTGCGCCATGCCAGATCGCCCGTGCCGCCGAACAGGACCAGATCGAAACTCATTGCTGCTGCGCTCCCGATGTCTGAAGTGGGTGGAGTGAGGAAACCCGGACGGCGGGAAACGCCGCGGTCCATGGCGCGATGTTACCGAGTTTCACCTTGAGGTGGCGGCTGACAGGAACTCCGGTTACAACGCGCCTACACTCGCGGGTGGCGCAGCGGGGACATCGCACCCCCGCCCCACCCAACCCCGGAGGATTGCATGAACCAACTCGACGCCCTCAAGCAGGTCACCACGGTGGTGGCCGATACGGGCGATTTCCGACAGCTCGGCGCCTACCAGCCGCAGGATGCGACCACCAATCCCTCGCTGATCCTCAAGGCGGTGCAGAAGGCCGAGTACGCCCCCTTGCTGCAGGAATCCGTCGAACGCTGGCGCGGACGGCCGCTCGACGAGATCATGGACCGGCTGATCGTGCGCTTCGGCTGCGAGATCCTGTCGCTGATTCCCGGGCGCGTCTCCACCGAAGTGGATGCCCGTCTCTCGTTCGACACCATGGCCACGGTGACGCGCGGCGAGCGCATCATCGATCTCTACCGGGCCGAGGGCGTGGACACGGCCCGCGTGCTGATCAAGATCGCCTCCACCTGGGAAGGCATCGAGGCCGCCCGCATCCTGGAGCAGCGCGGCATCCGCACCAACCTCACGCTGCTGTTCTCTCCCGTGCAGGCCGTGGCCTGCGGCGCGGCCAAGGTGCAGCTGATCTCGCCCTTCGTGGGCCGCATCTACGACTGGTACAAGAAGCAGGCCGGCGCGCAGTGGGACGAGGCGGCGATGTCCGGCCCCAACGATCCCGGCGTGCAGTCGGTGCGCCAGATCTACCAGTACTACAAGCACTTCGGCATCCGCACCGAGGTCATGGGCGCGAGCTTCCGCAACGTGGGGCAGATCACCGCGCTGGCGGGCTGCGACCTGCTGACCATCGCGCCGGAACTGCTGGCGCAGCTGGCCGCGTCGGAGGCGCCGCTCACCCGTGCGCTCGACCCGGACGCCGCCCGCAGCCTGGAGCTGCAGCCAGTGCAGTACGACGAGCCCGGCTTCCGCTACGCGCTCAATGCCGACGCCATGGCGACCGAGAAGCTGGCCGAGGGCATCCGCGCCTTCGCTGCCGACGCCGCCAGGCTCGAGCAGATGGTCCTCGCCGCATGAGGAGGGACGCCGCGATGACCCTCCAAGCTGCCGGACGCGTGCGCTGCGACCGCACCGCTGCCTGGGCCGCGCTGCAGGCCCACTACGATGCCGCGGGCCGTGGCTTCGACGTCCGCGACGCCTTCGCGGCGGACCCGCAGCGCTTCGGGCGCTTCAGCCAGGAAGCGCCGCACGTCTTCGCCGACCTGTCCAAGAACCGCATCGGTGCCGACACCGAAGCCCTGCTGCTGCAACTGGCCCGTGAATGCGGCCTGGAGGGCTGGCGCGACGCGATGTTCGCGGGCGAGGCGATCAACCACACGGAGCAGCGCGCGGTGATGCACTGGCTGCTGCGCGAGCCGGCTCCGGCCGTGCCGCCCGCGGGCCCGGAGGCCTCCGGCGCGGTGGCCGCCGGCCGGCGCGACGTGCATGCCACCCTGCAGGCCATGCTGGATTTCGCCGAGTGCGTACGGGCCGACGATGCCATCACCGACATCGTGAACATCGGCATCGGCGGCTCCGACCTGGGCCCGTCGATGGTGACCAAGGCGCTGGACGATCTGTGCCATCCGGGCAAGCGCCTGCATTTCGTCTCCAACGTGGACGGCGCGGAGCTGGGCGGCGTGCTGCGCACGCTCCGCCCGGAAAGCACGCTGTTCCTGGTCGCCTCCAAGACCTTCACCACCGCAGAGACGATGACCAACGCGCACGCCGCGCGGGCCTGGTTCCTGGCCCGGGGTGGCAGCGAAGAGGGATTGCAGCGTCATTTCGCCGCGCTGACCACGAACGTGGAGGCCGCGGCCGCCTTCGGCATCCAGACCACGTTCGGCTTCTGGGACTGGGTGGGCGGGCGCTATTCGCTGTGGTCCGCCATCGGGCTGCCCATCGCGATCGCCGTGGGAGCGGAGGGTTTTCGCGGCCTGCTGGCGGGCGCGCATGCGATGGACGAGCATTTCCGCACTGCGCCGCTGGAGCGCAGCCTGCCGGTGCGCCTCGGCCTGCTGGACGTCTGGTACCGCAACTTCCACGGCTTCGCGACGCGCAGCGTGGCGCCCTACAGCCATGCGCTGCGCCGGCTGCCGGCCTACCTGCAGCAGCTGGAGATGGAAAGCAATGGCAAGGGCGTGGATGCCGAAGGGGAGACGCTGCCCTTCGCCACGTCGCCCGTGGTCTGGGGCGAGCCCGGCACCAACGGCCAGCACGCCTTCTTCCAGATGATCCACCAGGGGCCGGACATCCTGCCGGTGGAGTTCATCGTGCTGCGCGAACCGGGCTGCGACCTGCCGGAGCAGCATCCCCGCCTCGTGGCCAATGCCCTGGCGCAGGCCAAGGCGCTGATGCAGGGCAAGGCCAGCGACGACGGACACCGCCGCTTCACGGGCAACCGGCCGAGCACTTTCCTGGTGCTGGATCGCTTGGATCCCCCATCGCTGGGCGCGCTGATCGCGCTCTACGAGCACCGCGTCTTCGTGAGCGGCGCGCTCTGGGGCATCAACAGCTTCGACCAGTGGGGCGTGGAACTGGGCAAGGTGCTGGCCAAGGACCTGGAGCCGCGCCTGGCTTCGGGCAACGGCGAGGGGCTGGATGCCTCCACCGCCGGACTGCTGCGGCGGCTTGCACCGGGGGGCTGACGCCTTTCCATCCTTTTTTTCCTGCACCCAGCACGACAGCCCGCTCCATGCGGGCTGTCTGCTTTGGGCCGCCGGGAGGTGCTTTCCATGCTGTATTGCATGGATTAGGGAATATCCCAGGCAGTCTGCGCAAAAAAGTACCAACAAGGGTGAAGCGAGTACCAGCATGGAGGGGAGCCTTGGACAGAATTCCACCCCACGGCGACCTGTTCGACATGAAGGCGGGCGTCGCTCACCCAAGGAGACAACATGAAGCGTTTTCTGAAAGCGGGCCTCGCCCTGGCCGTGGCCGGCGCAGCCGGCCTGTCCCAGGCCGCCACCGAACTCGTGATCGCGACCGTCAACAACGGCCACATGATCGAGATGCAGAAGCTCACCCCCTTCTTCGAGAAGGCCTACCCCGACATCAAGCTCAAGTGGGTCACGCTGGAGGAGGGCACGCTGCGCCAGCGCGTGACCACGGACATCGCCACCAAGGGTGGGCAGTTCGACGTGATGACCATCGGCCTCTACGAGGCGCCGATCTGGTCGAAGAAAGGCTGGCTCAAGCCCATCGCCACGGACGCGGCCTACGATGTGGACGACCTGCTGCCCGCCATCCGCGACGGCCTGTCGCATGACGGCAAGCTCTACGCGGCCCCGTTCTACGGCGAGAGCTCCATGCTCATGTACCGCAAGGACCTGGCCGACAAGCTGGGCGTGAAGTTCTCCGACCAGCCCACGTGGGCCGAGGTGAAGGCCTTCGCCGACAAGGCGGGCGACCCCAAGGCGGGCGTGTATGGGATGTGCCTGCGCGGCAAGCCGGGCTGGGGCGACAACATGGCCTTCCTCTCCACGCTGGTCAACACCTACGGCGGCCAGTGGTTCGACATGGCCTGGAAACCGCAGATCGACTCCCAGCCCTGGAAGGACGCCATCGGCTTCTACGTCGATCTGATGAAGAAGGACGGCCCCCCGGGTGCCTCGGCCAACAGCTTCAACGAGAACCTGGCGCTGTTCAGCGAAGGCAAGTGTGCGGCATGGGTGGACGCCACCATCGCGGCTTCGTTCGTCAGCGACCCGAAGCAATCGAAGGTGGCCGACAAAGTGGCCTTCGCGCAGGCGCCCACCGCCGTGACGCCCAAGGGCGCGAACTGGCTGTGGTCGTGGAACCTGGCCATCCCCGCGGGTTCGTCCAAGGATGAGGCGGCGCAGAAGTTCATCCGCTGGGCTACCTCCAAGGACTACATCGCGCTGGTGGCCAAAGAGGCTGGCTGGGCTGCGGTGCCCACGGGCACGCGCAAGTCCACCTACGCGAATCCCGAGTTCCAGAAGGTCGCCAGATTCGCAGCCGCCGAGAAGAAAGCCATCGACTCGGCCAACCTCTCGGACAGCACGCTGCCCAAGTCGCCCTATACCGGCGTGCAGTACGTGGCGATCCCCGAGTTCCAGGCCATCGGCATCGCGGTGGGACAGCAGATGAGCGCGGCGCTCTCGGGCAAGGCGACGGTGGAACAGGCGCTCAAGACCTCGCAGACCATCGCGGAACGCGAGATGAAGAAGGCCGGGTACTACAAGTAGCAAGCAGGCCTCCGCCCCGGCGGCTGCGCGGCATGCCGCGCGGCCGCACGCCAACCGCAAGGGACACGCTGCCATGAAAAGACTCCTGCCCCGCGCCCTGATGGCGCCCGCGGTGCTCACGCTGCTGGCGTGGATGATCGTGCCGCTCGCGATGACGGTGTATTTCTCGGTCGTCAGCTACAACCTGATGCAGCCGGGCGAGCATCCGTTCGCGGGCCTGGACAACTTCCAGTACTTCATCACCGACCCGGACTTCTGGCCGGCGGTATGGAACACGCTGCTGCTCATCGGCAGCGCCATCGCCATCACCGTGGTGCTGGGCGTGTTGCTGGCGCTCCTGGTGAACGAACCCTTCCCGGGGCGCGGCATCGTCCGGGTGCTGCTGATCTCGCCCTTCTTCGTCATGCCCGCGGTCAACGCGCTGCTGTGGAAGCACATGATGATGAACCCCATCTACGGCATCCTGGCCGACCTGTGGCGGTTCTTCGGCGCCACGCCCATCGACTGGATGACCGACTACCCGCTGCTGTCGGTCATCATCATGGTGGCCTGGCAGTGGCTGCCCTTCGCCTGCCTGATCTTCATCACCTCGCTGCAGTCGCTGGACCGCGAGCAGATGGAGGCCGCGCGCATGGACGGCGCCACCGCCGTGCAGCGTTTCTTCTACCTGGTCATCCCGCACCTGGGTCGCCCGATGGCGGTGGTCATCATGATCGAGATGATCTTCCTGCTGAGCGTGTTCGCGGAGATCGCCATCACCACCAGCGGCGGCCCGGGCAACGCCAGTACCAACATGACCTACCTGATCTTCAAGCAGGCGCTCATGAACTTCGACGTGGGCGTGGCCTCCGCAGGCGCGCTGTTCGCCGTGGTGCTGGCCAACATCGTGGCCGTGTTCCTGATCCGGATCGTCGGCAGGAACCTGGACTGAAAAGGCGCTGAACCACCATGCAAGTCCATTCTTCCGCCGGCGGCCGGCTCGCGCTCGCCATCCGCACCGTGGGCGCCTGGGGCGCCGCGCTGCTGCTGTTCTTCCCCATCGCCTGGCTGTTCCTCACGGCCTTCAAGACCGAACTGCAGGCCATCCACGTGCCGCCGCTCTTCGTCTTCGAGCCCACGCTGGAGAACTTCAGCGAGGTGCAGCGGCGCAGCGACTACCTGCTGTATGCGCGCAACTCGCTCATCACCAGCCTGGGATCGACCGTGCTGGGCCTGCTGATCGCCGCGCCCGCGGCCTATTCGATGGCGTTCTTCCGCACGCGCAGGACGCGGGACATCCTGATGTGGATGCTCTCCACCAAGATGATGCCGGTCGTGGGCGCGCTCGTGCCCATCTACGTGATCGCGCAGACCGCCGGCATGCTGGATTCGCTCACGGCGCTCACCATCGTGTTCACGTTGTCGAACCTGCCGATCATGGTGTGGATGCTCTACAGCGCCTACAAGGACATTCCGCACGAGATCCTGGAGGCCGCGCGCATGGACGGCGCGGGCCTGTGGGCAGAGTTCCGCCACGTCGTGCTGCCGCTCTCGGTGGGCGGCATGGCTTCCACCGGCCTGCTGTGCCTGGTGCTGAGCTGGAACGAGGCCTTCTGGGCGCTCAACCTCACTTCCGCCAAGGCCGGCACGCTGGCCACGCTCATCGCGTCCTACTCCAGCCCCGAAGGGCTCTTCTGGGCCAAGCTCTCCGCCGCCTCGCTCCTGGCCATCGCGCCCATCGTGGTGTTCGGCTGGTTCAGCCAGAAGCAGCTGGTGCAGGGGCTGACCTTCGGCGCCGTCAAGTGAGCGCGCGGGCA
Proteins encoded in this window:
- the zwf gene encoding glucose-6-phosphate dehydrogenase; the protein is MSFDLVLFGGTGDLAWRKLLPALFQAFRHGSLPEEGRIIGVARDDLSDAAYRELIASRFAAVEGDKRPNAEEFERFAALLHYQRMDLSRPADYAALGARLAERQADTVVMYLATAPGLFTTACEQLGAAGLATPHTRVVLEKPLGHDLASNRAINAAVRRVFDEEQIFRIDHYLGKPSVQNLLALRFGNALFEPLWRRETVASIEITMAEKLGVEKRGAFYDGTGALRDMVQNHALQLLCAIGMEPPINAHADAIRDEKLKVLRSLVPWTPATLSRDVVRGQYTAGSLGGERVRGYAEEDGVPADSRTETFVALRTEIANWRWAGVPFYVRTGKRLASHEAHIAINFRPTPHAIYRTPLGSANRLVIHLQPRDGVALHLFAAGQEKRGMRISEVQALAPVHLDLDFEQRFGTERVGAYERLLLDVIAGRLNLFVRADEQEAAWRWVEPIMQSWRDSEDGPRPYAAGSWGPSAASAMVAREGHSWMEES
- the tal gene encoding transaldolase; its protein translation is MNQLDALKQVTTVVADTGDFRQLGAYQPQDATTNPSLILKAVQKAEYAPLLQESVERWRGRPLDEIMDRLIVRFGCEILSLIPGRVSTEVDARLSFDTMATVTRGERIIDLYRAEGVDTARVLIKIASTWEGIEAARILEQRGIRTNLTLLFSPVQAVACGAAKVQLISPFVGRIYDWYKKQAGAQWDEAAMSGPNDPGVQSVRQIYQYYKHFGIRTEVMGASFRNVGQITALAGCDLLTIAPELLAQLAASEAPLTRALDPDAARSLELQPVQYDEPGFRYALNADAMATEKLAEGIRAFAADAARLEQMVLAA
- the pgi gene encoding glucose-6-phosphate isomerase produces the protein MTLQAAGRVRCDRTAAWAALQAHYDAAGRGFDVRDAFAADPQRFGRFSQEAPHVFADLSKNRIGADTEALLLQLARECGLEGWRDAMFAGEAINHTEQRAVMHWLLREPAPAVPPAGPEASGAVAAGRRDVHATLQAMLDFAECVRADDAITDIVNIGIGGSDLGPSMVTKALDDLCHPGKRLHFVSNVDGAELGGVLRTLRPESTLFLVASKTFTTAETMTNAHAARAWFLARGGSEEGLQRHFAALTTNVEAAAAFGIQTTFGFWDWVGGRYSLWSAIGLPIAIAVGAEGFRGLLAGAHAMDEHFRTAPLERSLPVRLGLLDVWYRNFHGFATRSVAPYSHALRRLPAYLQQLEMESNGKGVDAEGETLPFATSPVVWGEPGTNGQHAFFQMIHQGPDILPVEFIVLREPGCDLPEQHPRLVANALAQAKALMQGKASDDGHRRFTGNRPSTFLVLDRLDPPSLGALIALYEHRVFVSGALWGINSFDQWGVELGKVLAKDLEPRLASGNGEGLDASTAGLLRRLAPGG
- a CDS encoding sugar ABC transporter substrate-binding protein yields the protein MKRFLKAGLALAVAGAAGLSQAATELVIATVNNGHMIEMQKLTPFFEKAYPDIKLKWVTLEEGTLRQRVTTDIATKGGQFDVMTIGLYEAPIWSKKGWLKPIATDAAYDVDDLLPAIRDGLSHDGKLYAAPFYGESSMLMYRKDLADKLGVKFSDQPTWAEVKAFADKAGDPKAGVYGMCLRGKPGWGDNMAFLSTLVNTYGGQWFDMAWKPQIDSQPWKDAIGFYVDLMKKDGPPGASANSFNENLALFSEGKCAAWVDATIAASFVSDPKQSKVADKVAFAQAPTAVTPKGANWLWSWNLAIPAGSSKDEAAQKFIRWATSKDYIALVAKEAGWAAVPTGTRKSTYANPEFQKVARFAAAEKKAIDSANLSDSTLPKSPYTGVQYVAIPEFQAIGIAVGQQMSAALSGKATVEQALKTSQTIAEREMKKAGYYK
- a CDS encoding carbohydrate ABC transporter permease gives rise to the protein MKRLLPRALMAPAVLTLLAWMIVPLAMTVYFSVVSYNLMQPGEHPFAGLDNFQYFITDPDFWPAVWNTLLLIGSAIAITVVLGVLLALLVNEPFPGRGIVRVLLISPFFVMPAVNALLWKHMMMNPIYGILADLWRFFGATPIDWMTDYPLLSVIIMVAWQWLPFACLIFITSLQSLDREQMEAARMDGATAVQRFFYLVIPHLGRPMAVVIMIEMIFLLSVFAEIAITTSGGPGNASTNMTYLIFKQALMNFDVGVASAGALFAVVLANIVAVFLIRIVGRNLD
- a CDS encoding carbohydrate ABC transporter permease — its product is MQVHSSAGGRLALAIRTVGAWGAALLLFFPIAWLFLTAFKTELQAIHVPPLFVFEPTLENFSEVQRRSDYLLYARNSLITSLGSTVLGLLIAAPAAYSMAFFRTRRTRDILMWMLSTKMMPVVGALVPIYVIAQTAGMLDSLTALTIVFTLSNLPIMVWMLYSAYKDIPHEILEAARMDGAGLWAEFRHVVLPLSVGGMASTGLLCLVLSWNEAFWALNLTSAKAGTLATLIASYSSPEGLFWAKLSAASLLAIAPIVVFGWFSQKQLVQGLTFGAVK